Within the Catalinimonas niigatensis genome, the region GAATGCTATGAGTTCACTATTGAAAAAGAATTGGTGGAAAGTACTTACCATCGTGTTAATAATCTACACCATCACTGCCGGACTGCTCTTTGAAGTGCCTCGTCTGGCAATTCTTAATGAAACCATAAGGGTGCTTTATTTTCATGTACCCATGTGGTTTGGTATGATCACTCTCCTTACCGTCTCGTTAGTATATTCCATCAAGTATCTTCGCCAGCCTTCTCAGAAGATTGACAATTACGCTGTTGAGTTTGCAAATACAGGTATTCTGTTTGGTGTCTTAGGGGTGCTCACGGGATCCTTGTGGGCAGGTTTTACCTGGGGAGCCTTTTGGACAAATGACGCTAAACTTAACGGTGCAGCAATTGCTATGCTTATTTACTTTGCTTACCTCATTTTGCGTAATTCACTGGAAGATGAGCAGCAACGTGCTAGAATCAGTGCAATCTATAACATTTTTGCGTATGCGGCACTGATTCCCTTGTTATTCATTCTCCCCCGCCTTACCGATTCTTTACATCCTGGTAACGGTGGAAACCCTGGTTTCAATGTATACGATCAGGATAGCAAACTCCGCATGGTATTCTATACAGCTGTTCTGGGATGGACATTACTGGGTGTGTGGTTAAGCAGTTTACGTATTCGTATTAAAGTTATTAATCAGAAAATAGATGAAAAAACTGAAGAACAATATATCCCGTCTTCAAGAAGTCGTGCTGAGCACCCTGCCGGGCACTCTTCTTAGTATGTGTCTGCTGGTCATGACCAGCTTATCCGCCTTTGCCCAATCTACCTCAGTAGAAAAGATTGAGATGGCCGATACTTTCAGGGGAGAGGGCAAGATCTACGTAGTAGTGGCCGTTATCCTATTGATTTTTGTAGGTTTGATCATTTATACTGTAAGTATTGATCGGAAAGTAAGCCGCCTGGAAAAGGAACTG harbors:
- the ccsA gene encoding cytochrome c biogenesis protein CcsA; this encodes MKKNWWKVLTIVLIIYTITAGLLFEVPRLAILNETIRVLYFHVPMWFGMITLLTVSLVYSIKYLRQPSQKIDNYAVEFANTGILFGVLGVLTGSLWAGFTWGAFWTNDAKLNGAAIAMLIYFAYLILRNSLEDEQQRARISAIYNIFAYAALIPLLFILPRLTDSLHPGNGGNPGFNVYDQDSKLRMVFYTAVLGWTLLGVWLSSLRIRIKVINQKIDEKTEEQYIPSSRSRAEHPAGHSS
- a CDS encoding CcmD family protein, which codes for MTSLSAFAQSTSVEKIEMADTFRGEGKIYVVVAVILLIFVGLIIYTVSIDRKVSRLEKELEKE